The Bos taurus isolate L1 Dominette 01449 registration number 42190680 breed Hereford chromosome 13, ARS-UCD2.0, whole genome shotgun sequence genome contains a region encoding:
- the LYZL1 gene encoding lysozyme-like protein 1 precursor encodes MKAAGILALMGCLVTVVEPKVYTRCKLAKIFSRASLDNYRGFSLGNWICMAYYESHYNTTAQTQLEDGSTDYGIFQINSDTWCRSTKLQEKNRCHVACSALMTDDLTDAIICAKKIVKETDGMNYWQGWKKNCEGRDLSEWKKGCEVS; translated from the exons ATGAAGGCTGCTGGTATTTTGGCCCTGATGGGCTGCCTGGTCACAGTCGTTGAGCCCAAAGTCTACACTCGATGTAAACTGGCAAAAATATTTTCGAGGGCCAGCCTGGACAATTACCGAGGCTTTAGCCTTGGAAACT ggATCTGCATGGCCTACTATGAGAGCCACTACAACACCACGGCTCAGACCCAACTGGAGGACGGAAGCACCGACTATGGCATCTTTCAGATAAACAGCGACACGTGGTGCAGAAGTACAAAGCTACAAGAGAAAAACCGCTGTCACGTGGCCTGCTCAG CCTTGATGACTGATGACCTCACGGATGCAATTATCTGTGCCAAGAAAATTGTTAAAGAAACGGATGGCATGAACTACTG gcaAGGCTGGAAGAAGAACTGTGAGGGCAGAGACCTGTCTGAGTGGAAAAAGGGATGTGAGGTTTCATGA